From Riemerella anatipestifer ATCC 11845 = DSM 15868, a single genomic window includes:
- the pruA gene encoding L-glutamate gamma-semialdehyde dehydrogenase, which produces MSKAISQVPFATNEPVRAYAPGSDEVNSLIATYKKMWAEKVEVPMIINGKEVKTDHKVEMFSPQDHQHSLGFYYQGDMKTVDEAIETALAAKEKWNALGWEQRASIFLKAADLIAGPYRDKLNAATMIAQSKNVHQAEIDSACEFIDFLRFNVEFMTELYSEQPVSDNGIWNRSEYRPLEGFCFAVTPFNFTAISGNLPTCMAMLGNVVVWKPSDKQIYSAKVIMEVLKEAGLPDGVINMIFTDGKETAEKVLAHPDFAGLHFTGSTKVFQGMWKLIGDNIHNYKSYPRIVGETGGKDFVIAHPSANVEAVATALVRGAFEYQGQKCSAASRAYIPKSIWNDVKAVMEAQLSTVKVGSPEDPSNFVNAVIDKNSFEKCKGYIERANQANDAEVVLGGKTDDSKGWFVHPTVILTTNPKYESMVEEIFGPILTVYVYEDADWAETLKLVDSTSPYSLTGAIFSQCRYAIDEAYKALENAAGNFYINDKPTGAVVGQQPFGGGRASGTNDKAGSKMNLLRWVSARSVKETFVSPKDYKYPYLG; this is translated from the coding sequence ATGTCAAAAGCTATTTCGCAAGTACCATTTGCAACCAACGAGCCCGTAAGAGCTTACGCTCCAGGGTCTGACGAAGTAAACTCTCTAATTGCCACTTATAAGAAAATGTGGGCAGAGAAAGTGGAAGTCCCAATGATTATCAACGGAAAAGAGGTGAAAACAGACCATAAGGTAGAAATGTTTTCTCCACAAGACCACCAGCATAGTTTAGGTTTCTACTACCAGGGAGATATGAAAACCGTAGATGAGGCTATAGAAACCGCTCTTGCTGCTAAAGAAAAGTGGAACGCACTAGGTTGGGAGCAAAGAGCCTCTATTTTCTTAAAGGCTGCAGACCTCATCGCTGGTCCTTACAGAGATAAACTGAATGCGGCTACAATGATTGCCCAGTCTAAAAATGTACATCAGGCAGAAATAGACTCTGCGTGTGAATTTATAGACTTTTTAAGATTTAATGTAGAGTTTATGACAGAACTTTACTCCGAACAACCTGTTTCTGATAATGGGATTTGGAACCGTTCAGAGTACCGTCCGTTAGAAGGGTTCTGCTTTGCCGTAACGCCATTCAACTTTACTGCTATTTCTGGTAACCTACCTACTTGTATGGCAATGCTAGGAAATGTAGTAGTATGGAAACCTTCGGACAAACAAATCTACTCTGCAAAAGTAATTATGGAGGTACTAAAAGAGGCTGGTTTACCAGACGGTGTTATCAATATGATTTTCACTGACGGAAAAGAAACAGCAGAAAAAGTATTAGCACACCCTGATTTTGCAGGTCTCCACTTCACAGGTTCTACTAAAGTATTCCAAGGTATGTGGAAACTGATTGGAGACAATATCCACAACTATAAATCTTACCCAAGAATTGTTGGAGAAACAGGAGGTAAAGATTTCGTAATTGCTCACCCATCTGCTAATGTAGAAGCCGTAGCCACTGCCCTAGTAAGAGGTGCTTTTGAATATCAAGGACAAAAATGTTCGGCAGCCTCTCGTGCTTACATTCCTAAATCTATCTGGAATGATGTAAAAGCGGTAATGGAAGCTCAACTTAGCACTGTAAAGGTAGGTTCTCCAGAAGACCCATCTAACTTTGTAAACGCCGTAATAGACAAAAACTCATTTGAAAAATGCAAAGGCTACATTGAAAGAGCAAACCAAGCTAATGATGCTGAGGTTGTCTTAGGTGGTAAAACTGATGACAGCAAAGGTTGGTTTGTTCACCCAACTGTAATTCTTACTACCAACCCTAAATATGAAAGTATGGTAGAAGAAATCTTCGGACCTATCCTTACCGTTTATGTTTACGAAGATGCAGATTGGGCTGAAACTCTTAAATTAGTAGATAGCACTTCTCCTTATTCATTAACGGGAGCTATCTTCTCACAATGTCGTTATGCGATAGACGAGGCTTATAAAGCATTAGAAAACGCTGCTGGTAACTTCTATATCAACGACAAGCCTACAGGAGCCGTAGTGGGACAACAGCCATTCGGTGGTGGTAGAGCTTCAGGAACTAACGATAAAGCTGGTTCTAAAATGAATCTACTCCGTTGGGTTTCTGCAAGAAGTGTTAAAGAAACTTTTGTTTCTCCTAAAGATTACAAATATCCTTATTTGGGATAA
- the trmB gene encoding tRNA (guanosine(46)-N7)-methyltransferase TrmB, producing MGKNKLGRFAENKILKNVFQPTREEALEGYPLAGQWREKVFKNDNPIVLELGCGKGEYSVGLAEAFPNKNFIGVDIKGARFWFGAKAALAKGLDNVVFLRTQIELIDRFFTTDEIDEIWITFPDPQIKYRRTKHRLTNPEFLDRYHKILKKDGVIHLKTDSEFLHGYTLGLLQGLGHEIISAHHDIYGAPEYDPETPLLRDIRTYYEELFSSKGKTITYIKFRLKK from the coding sequence GTGGGAAAAAATAAATTAGGACGCTTTGCCGAGAATAAAATACTTAAGAATGTATTTCAGCCAACAAGAGAGGAGGCTTTAGAAGGTTATCCTTTGGCAGGACAGTGGCGAGAAAAAGTTTTTAAAAATGATAATCCTATAGTGTTGGAGTTAGGCTGTGGGAAGGGTGAGTATAGTGTAGGCTTGGCAGAAGCATTTCCAAATAAAAATTTTATAGGGGTAGATATTAAAGGAGCGAGGTTTTGGTTTGGTGCTAAGGCAGCTTTGGCTAAAGGGTTAGATAATGTTGTTTTTTTAAGAACCCAGATTGAACTTATTGACCGCTTTTTCACTACAGATGAAATAGACGAAATTTGGATTACCTTTCCAGACCCTCAAATAAAATATCGTAGAACTAAACATAGGCTCACTAATCCTGAATTTTTGGACAGATACCATAAAATACTCAAAAAAGATGGCGTGATTCATTTAAAAACAGATTCTGAGTTTCTACACGGTTATACTTTAGGTTTGTTGCAAGGTCTAGGGCACGAGATAATATCAGCTCATCACGATATTTACGGAGCTCCAGAATACGACCCTGAAACACCACTATTGAGAGACATAAGAACTTATTATGAAGAATTGTTTTCATCAAAAGGTAAAACAATTACTTACATTAAATTCAGATTGAAGAAATAA
- a CDS encoding alpha/beta hydrolase: MSKIYIFSGLGADKRAFEKIDFSNYDYEFIDWIEPKDRESLEDYAFRISEKIITEKPVLIGLSFGGIVATEVAKHIAIEKVILIASAKTKFEIPKLYRWFGKLKIDRLISERFLRYPNVLLYWVFGVENNSDKILLSEIIKDTNPKFLKWAIREILHWRNVQVGDNTIHIHGTKDRILPYRNIDSPIKVNNGGHFMIINKSELLTQILKVEINKNLEV; encoded by the coding sequence ATGAGTAAAATTTATATTTTTAGTGGGCTTGGAGCGGATAAAAGAGCGTTTGAAAAAATTGATTTTTCAAATTACGATTATGAGTTTATAGATTGGATTGAACCAAAGGATAGAGAAAGCCTTGAAGATTATGCATTTAGGATTTCAGAGAAAATTATTACAGAAAAACCAGTTTTGATTGGACTTTCATTCGGCGGAATTGTAGCAACAGAAGTGGCTAAACATATTGCAATAGAAAAAGTTATTTTGATTGCATCGGCAAAAACAAAGTTTGAAATTCCAAAATTATATAGATGGTTTGGGAAACTTAAAATTGATAGGTTAATTTCTGAAAGGTTCTTGAGGTATCCAAATGTATTGCTATATTGGGTTTTTGGTGTAGAGAATAATTCTGATAAGATTTTGCTTTCTGAAATTATAAAAGATACAAATCCTAAATTTTTAAAATGGGCGATTAGAGAAATTTTACATTGGAGGAATGTTCAAGTAGGGGATAATACGATACATATTCACGGAACAAAAGACCGAATCCTACCTTATAGAAATATTGATAGCCCAATAAAAGTGAATAATGGAGGTCATTTTATGATTATTAACAAATCTGAACTATTAACACAAATTTTAAAGGTGGAAATTAACAAGAATTTAGAAGTTTAG
- a CDS encoding AMP-binding protein — MMLIDFSKEVDLKQLQSNTDFEYQVLNFLEDWYSEKPCVSVKTSGSTGVPKVFEVEKERMKASANMTCDFLGLNRSNKALLCLPVEYISGKMMLVRAMERGLKLLIKTPSINPLEDLDEEVDFCAMTPLQVEYSLGRVDLIKKLIIGGAAVSESLKAKLKGVTSHIYETYGMSETLSHIALKQITPNEELDFKPLQNIFLTQDERGCLCIEAPLLTSEKLTTNDLVELKEGGVFSFLGRVDNVINSGGVKIIPEQLEDKLKKIIPNELVFTSVSDAILGEKLVLVIEGKASQETQKLLGEIAYDKPYHAPKEIVFLDEIPRTPNGKVNRVELRKRL, encoded by the coding sequence ATGATGTTGATTGACTTTTCTAAAGAGGTAGATTTAAAACAGCTTCAATCTAATACCGATTTTGAATATCAAGTTCTGAATTTTTTAGAAGATTGGTATTCGGAGAAGCCTTGCGTTTCGGTAAAAACATCAGGTTCTACGGGTGTGCCTAAAGTATTTGAGGTAGAAAAGGAAAGAATGAAGGCATCTGCGAATATGACCTGTGATTTTTTAGGTTTGAATAGGTCAAATAAGGCATTACTCTGTTTACCTGTGGAATACATATCAGGCAAAATGATGTTGGTAAGGGCTATGGAACGTGGTTTGAAGTTGTTGATAAAAACGCCTTCCATCAATCCTTTAGAAGATTTAGACGAAGAAGTTGATTTCTGTGCGATGACGCCACTCCAAGTGGAGTATTCTTTGGGAAGGGTAGATTTAATTAAAAAACTAATCATTGGTGGTGCGGCTGTTTCGGAGTCTCTTAAAGCAAAGCTAAAAGGTGTTACATCTCACATCTATGAAACTTACGGAATGAGCGAAACGCTTTCTCACATTGCGTTAAAACAGATAACGCCAAATGAGGAACTCGATTTTAAACCTTTGCAAAATATATTTTTAACTCAAGATGAACGAGGTTGCCTCTGTATTGAGGCGCCTCTTCTTACTTCGGAAAAGCTCACTACTAATGATTTGGTAGAATTAAAAGAGGGAGGAGTTTTTAGCTTTTTGGGTAGAGTGGATAATGTTATCAACTCTGGTGGAGTGAAGATAATCCCAGAGCAATTAGAGGATAAATTAAAGAAAATAATCCCGAATGAGTTGGTATTTACTAGTGTTTCTGATGCTATTTTAGGCGAAAAATTAGTATTGGTAATAGAAGGAAAAGCATCACAAGAAACTCAAAAATTACTTGGCGAGATAGCGTATGATAAGCCCTACCACGCACCAAAAGAGATTGTTTTTTTAGATGAAATTCCTAGAACTCCAAATGGCAAAGTCAATCGTGTGGAGTTGAGGAAGCGATTGTAA
- a CDS encoding transporter family protein codes for MMKQIILIFNLFSLLILQAKDSISVKPTNFPIQSLRWLEEDCDACGCAVGNAASGFESILNPQFIGIKYLYQSYESKSNILDAHFSVPEHYNTVQIWGRIPLHKNVDVYANLPFHFHSRYTADTKQELSGVGDASASIIYKLNLDKQDSHRLNFGVGVKVPLAKFDEKTANSYNPSFQRGTGSWDYSAIVNYTYMKGQWAVALSTDYIFKNQNKYYYRFGDQWNTSVTGYYIKDFDSFRLSPRLGISTEKYFQNVQVGEKVPHTGGYLVLSKLGAEFSFRKFNIGLESQLPLRSEIAINSVRINARHSVYINFNL; via the coding sequence ATGATGAAACAGATAATTTTAATTTTTAATTTATTTAGTCTATTGATTTTACAGGCTAAAGATAGTATTAGTGTTAAACCAACAAATTTTCCTATCCAATCTCTAAGGTGGTTAGAGGAAGATTGCGATGCGTGTGGTTGTGCGGTAGGTAATGCCGCTTCTGGTTTTGAAAGCATACTCAATCCTCAGTTTATTGGGATTAAATATCTTTACCAATCGTATGAATCTAAAAGTAATATTTTAGACGCTCATTTTTCCGTTCCAGAACATTACAACACGGTACAAATCTGGGGGCGTATTCCACTCCATAAAAATGTAGATGTTTATGCCAATTTGCCATTTCATTTTCATAGCAGATATACAGCAGATACCAAACAAGAATTAAGTGGTGTGGGAGATGCGTCGGCATCTATTATTTATAAACTTAATTTGGATAAACAAGATTCGCATAGGCTTAATTTTGGAGTTGGGGTTAAAGTACCATTAGCTAAATTTGATGAGAAAACGGCTAACTCCTATAATCCGAGTTTTCAGAGAGGAACGGGGAGTTGGGACTATTCTGCCATTGTTAATTATACTTATATGAAAGGACAATGGGCTGTAGCACTTTCCACCGATTATATTTTTAAAAATCAAAATAAGTATTATTATCGCTTTGGAGACCAATGGAATACTTCTGTTACAGGGTATTATATCAAAGATTTTGATAGTTTTAGACTGTCTCCTAGATTGGGAATTTCTACGGAAAAGTATTTCCAAAATGTACAGGTGGGAGAAAAAGTGCCTCACACGGGCGGTTATCTGGTGTTGAGTAAATTGGGAGCGGAGTTTTCTTTTCGTAAGTTTAATATAGGCTTGGAAAGCCAATTGCCTTTGCGTTCCGAAATAGCCATTAATTCCGTTAGGATAAACGCGAGACATTCCGTTTACATCAATTTTAATCTTTAA
- a CDS encoding cytochrome-c peroxidase, whose amino-acid sequence MKSYIITGLVVLVSVLSCRSDEAEVQYPIDQPYAFGIPSNFPEVKYNLQANKPTEYGVQLGKKLFYDGRLAKDNAVACAFCHIQEDAFTHHGHTVSHGVEGREGFRNALPIQNMIFLDKYMWDGSVTDLEMQPIIPISAHEEMDETIENITQKIKDDKDYKRLFTIVYGDDKVTAERILKSLTQFMSIMISANSKYDKVVRNEGEKFTEEEARGYTIFKQKCTACHSTDLFTDQSYRNTGLPYNPILKDEGRKRVTGKDSDFLKFRVPSLRNVEYTAPYTHDGRFYTLKALLDFYDSGVIDNPNLDPEFRKVKGRVGIPLTEQEKYDLISFLKTLSDTQFITNPAFSE is encoded by the coding sequence ATGAAAAGCTATATTATCACAGGGCTGGTGGTTCTTGTTTCTGTGCTTTCTTGTCGGAGCGATGAGGCGGAAGTTCAGTATCCTATAGACCAACCTTACGCATTTGGAATACCATCTAATTTTCCAGAAGTGAAGTACAATTTACAGGCTAATAAACCTACGGAATATGGCGTTCAGTTAGGGAAAAAGCTATTTTATGACGGAAGATTAGCCAAAGATAATGCTGTAGCGTGTGCTTTTTGCCATATTCAAGAAGATGCCTTTACACATCATGGGCATACGGTAAGCCACGGAGTAGAAGGTAGAGAGGGTTTTAGGAACGCTTTGCCAATTCAAAATATGATTTTTTTGGATAAATATATGTGGGACGGTTCTGTAACCGATTTAGAGATGCAACCCATTATTCCTATTTCGGCACACGAAGAAATGGACGAAACCATAGAAAATATTACACAAAAGATTAAAGACGATAAAGATTATAAAAGACTTTTTACCATTGTGTATGGCGATGACAAAGTTACGGCTGAAAGAATTTTGAAATCTCTCACACAGTTTATGTCTATAATGATTTCGGCTAACAGTAAGTACGATAAAGTGGTAAGGAATGAAGGAGAAAAATTTACAGAGGAGGAGGCGAGAGGTTATACTATTTTTAAGCAAAAATGTACGGCATGTCATTCCACGGATTTGTTTACAGACCAAAGCTACAGAAATACAGGGCTGCCTTATAATCCGATATTAAAAGATGAAGGTAGAAAAAGAGTAACAGGTAAAGATTCTGATTTTTTGAAGTTTAGAGTTCCTAGCCTTAGAAATGTGGAATATACCGCTCCTTATACTCACGATGGTAGATTTTATACCTTAAAGGCATTGCTTGATTTTTACGATTCGGGAGTTATAGATAATCCTAACTTAGACCCTGAATTTAGAAAGGTTAAAGGTAGAGTAGGAATTCCTTTAACAGAGCAAGAAAAATATGACCTTATTTCATTTTTAAAAACTTTAAGTGATACTCAATTTATTACTAACCCAGCATTTTCAGAATAG
- a CDS encoding MbnP family protein yields the protein MKKYIVFAYVAIILSLVVSCNRDEEPTIDANDKNSVTLKFENFFNGQAMYELSGVYTSSSSQKHKFSTLKYIVSDVILVKSDGGEVKYHYQNPDKGAYIVDQSEEAITHNFVLEEIPAGDYKQVKFGLGISPDAFVLGQEKQALFWDKAKTNGMNWSWASGYKFVNFEGTYSDALDKNFKIHIGNIGNPQQSKTPDVYKVITLDLPQVAKVRKVIAPQIHIMADINQFLSGKNKVVLSDDNAQAMHPSKSVVKETAENLSLMFSVDHVHNN from the coding sequence ATGAAAAAATATATCGTATTTGCTTATGTCGCAATTATTTTAAGTTTGGTAGTATCTTGTAACAGAGATGAAGAACCAACAATAGACGCTAATGATAAAAATTCTGTAACATTAAAATTTGAAAACTTCTTTAACGGACAGGCAATGTATGAGCTTTCTGGAGTTTATACTTCGTCATCATCTCAGAAACATAAGTTTAGTACTTTAAAATATATAGTGAGTGATGTTATTCTAGTAAAATCCGATGGTGGAGAGGTTAAATATCATTACCAAAATCCAGACAAAGGGGCTTATATCGTGGACCAGTCGGAGGAAGCTATAACACATAATTTTGTGTTAGAGGAAATTCCAGCTGGAGATTATAAGCAAGTTAAGTTTGGGCTAGGTATTTCTCCTGACGCATTTGTTTTAGGGCAAGAAAAACAGGCTTTGTTTTGGGATAAAGCTAAGACGAATGGTATGAACTGGAGCTGGGCAAGTGGCTATAAATTTGTGAATTTTGAAGGAACTTATTCTGACGCTTTAGACAAAAACTTCAAAATACATATAGGTAACATAGGGAATCCGCAGCAGAGCAAAACTCCTGATGTTTATAAAGTTATCACATTAGACTTGCCACAAGTGGCTAAGGTAAGAAAAGTAATTGCTCCTCAAATACACATTATGGCGGATATTAACCAATTCTTAAGTGGTAAGAATAAAGTGGTTTTATCAGATGATAATGCACAGGCGATGCACCCTAGTAAGTCTGTGGTAAAGGAAACAGCGGAAAATCTTTCGCTTATGTTTAGTGTGGACCATGTTCATAATAACTAG
- a CDS encoding ABC-F family ATP-binding cassette domain-containing protein, whose product MLSVQSLGLHHSGNYLFRDVNFTIKKEDKIGLVGKNGAGKSTLLKMLSGEISFYEGEVIPEGNISIGFLKQDLDFVKGRTVWDETMQAFEQINAMKAELDDVNHQLATRTDYENDAYHQLIHRMTELNDLLHHHDAYNLEGDMEKILLGLGFKADDFQKITDEFSGGWRMRIELAKLLLQKNDLMLLDEPTNHLDMESIIWLENFLKDYPGAIVLVSHDKQFMTSVCNRTFDINNKKVDDYKANYTKYLELRKERREKLEQAKKNQDAEIKQMEDNINRFRASATKASFAQSLIKKLEKIERIEIDNEDVSKFNIRFVQSIVPGKVIFEAENLGKAYGTKQVFDGVDFFVQRGEKIALLGQNGQGKTTLAKILAGEIKDYSGSWNLGHNVNIGYFAQNQEEVLTPNKTVLEEAEEAATEETRPRVRDLLGSFLFQGDAVNKKTKVLSGGERNRLALCKLLLRPFNTLIMDEPTNHLDIQSKEIIKLALQNFEGTLIVISHDREFLQGLCDKIFEFRDGKMKEFLGNIDEYLEYRQKESIREISVEKSKLEEKAKTPPPKAEPVVVEKPQFISREQKNLQNKIKKLEEKIADYETEIATLEDIFAKTNPTEQELEKYQTLQKELEAIMSEWESLSEQLDAY is encoded by the coding sequence GTGCTTTCAGTTCAGAGTTTAGGATTGCATCATTCGGGGAATTACCTGTTCCGTGATGTTAATTTCACTATAAAAAAAGAAGATAAAATAGGTTTAGTTGGGAAGAATGGAGCTGGCAAATCTACACTCCTCAAAATGCTTTCGGGCGAAATAAGTTTCTACGAAGGCGAAGTAATCCCAGAAGGTAACATCAGCATAGGTTTCTTAAAGCAAGATTTAGATTTTGTAAAAGGTAGAACCGTTTGGGACGAAACGATGCAAGCCTTTGAACAAATCAACGCGATGAAAGCAGAGCTAGACGATGTTAATCACCAACTAGCCACTAGAACCGACTACGAAAACGATGCCTACCATCAGCTCATTCATCGTATGACGGAGCTTAACGACTTGCTTCATCATCACGATGCTTACAACCTAGAGGGCGATATGGAAAAAATACTTTTGGGACTAGGTTTTAAAGCGGACGACTTCCAAAAGATAACCGATGAGTTTTCTGGCGGCTGGCGTATGAGGATAGAACTCGCCAAACTACTCCTCCAAAAGAATGACCTTATGCTACTGGACGAGCCTACCAACCACTTAGATATGGAGTCCATCATTTGGTTAGAAAACTTCCTAAAAGATTACCCTGGGGCTATTGTACTGGTGAGCCACGACAAGCAATTTATGACTTCGGTATGCAACCGAACTTTTGACATCAATAATAAAAAGGTAGATGACTACAAAGCCAACTATACCAAATACCTAGAGCTCCGCAAGGAACGAAGAGAGAAACTAGAACAAGCTAAAAAGAACCAAGATGCCGAAATCAAGCAAATGGAAGACAACATCAACCGATTTCGTGCTAGTGCTACCAAAGCCTCTTTCGCTCAATCCTTGATTAAAAAATTAGAAAAAATAGAACGCATAGAAATAGATAACGAAGATGTTTCTAAGTTCAACATCAGATTTGTACAGAGTATCGTTCCTGGGAAAGTAATCTTTGAAGCTGAAAATTTAGGAAAAGCCTACGGCACAAAACAGGTTTTTGATGGTGTGGACTTTTTCGTTCAAAGAGGCGAAAAAATAGCCTTACTCGGACAAAACGGTCAAGGTAAAACCACCCTTGCCAAAATACTCGCAGGAGAGATTAAAGATTATTCGGGAAGTTGGAATTTAGGACACAATGTAAACATCGGCTACTTTGCCCAAAATCAAGAGGAGGTACTTACTCCAAACAAAACCGTACTAGAAGAAGCCGAAGAAGCCGCCACCGAAGAAACCAGACCTAGAGTAAGAGACCTTTTAGGAAGTTTTCTCTTCCAAGGCGATGCCGTAAACAAGAAAACTAAAGTACTTTCTGGAGGCGAAAGAAATAGATTAGCATTATGTAAGTTGTTGTTGCGTCCGTTCAATACTTTGATTATGGACGAACCTACCAACCACCTAGACATACAGTCCAAGGAAATTATAAAACTCGCTTTACAGAATTTTGAAGGTACACTTATCGTTATTTCTCACGACAGAGAGTTCTTGCAAGGGCTTTGCGATAAGATTTTTGAGTTTAGAGATGGTAAGATGAAGGAGTTTTTAGGTAACATAGATGAATACCTAGAATACCGACAAAAGGAAAGCATTAGAGAAATATCCGTAGAGAAATCTAAACTAGAGGAAAAAGCCAAAACACCTCCTCCAAAAGCGGAGCCTGTAGTGGTGGAGAAACCTCAGTTTATTTCTAGAGAGCAAAAGAATCTACAAAACAAAATAAAGAAGCTAGAGGAGAAAATAGCCGACTACGAAACTGAAATAGCAACTCTAGAGGATATATTTGCAAAGACTAATCCTACGGAACAGGAACTAGAAAAATACCAAACCTTACAAAAGGAACTAGAAGCTATTATGTCTGAATGGGAAAGCCTATCGGAGCAATTAGACGCTTATTAA